The following nucleotide sequence is from Sulfurospirillum arsenophilum NBRC 109478.
CGTGGTAAGTTCTAAAATGCGTATTTGCTCGATTCCTTTTGAGCAGCGAGAAATGAGCTATTCGACGATGGCAATTGTTAAATGGTATCTTGCTCGGAACATCTGTTTAAAAAACTAAACTATACTTTACATGTAAAAAGAAACTCGAAGTGAGAATAAATGCAATTTAAACTAACCAGTTCTAGGCTAACGGTGATCGTAGCACTTTTCTTAGTGCTTGCCGATAATATATCTTTTTTTAAGCACGTGACACAAGTTTATGAGCTTTCTATTTCAAATCTTGGCTTTTTGATTTCATTAGGAGTTTTTTTAGCATCTGTTATTACGTTGTTCGTGACCCTACTGAGTTCTCGTTATACCCTTAAACCACTTTTGATAGCGTTGGTTTTGATTGCCTCATTGACGAACTATTTTATGAATACTTACAATGTAATTCTTGATGAATCAATGATTCAAAATGCAGTGGAAACGAACATTAATGAGTCCATGGATCTTATAAATCTGAAGCTTTTGGGTTATTTATTCTTTTTAGGTGTTATACCTTCTTTCATAATTTATCGCCTACCCGTTGCTTATGGAAGTTTCAAAAAAGAGGTTTGGGGAAAAGTAAAAAGTATAGGTATAGCACTTATACTCATTGCGGTCATCCTTTTTGCCTTTAATCGTTTTTACACTTCGTTTTTTAGAGAACATAAGCCTTTGCGCTATTACACCAATCCAACTTTCTGCCTTTATTCGGCGGGTAAATATGTCTATAACAGTTTTTATCAAAAAGAGACAACCCTAAAGCAAATTGGATTAGATGCTAAAAAAATAGAAAGTAGTAGCCGTAAATTGACGATTGTCGTCGTTGGTGAAGCTGCACGAGCAAATCGTTTTTCACTCAATGGATACGAAAGACCAACAAATCCTTTGTTGCAAAAAGAAGATATTATCAATTTTTCTAATCTCTATTCATGTGGGACATCAACGGCTATTTCAGTGCCATGTATGTTTTCTGGATTAGAGCGTAAAAATTATACCGACAAAGAAGCAAAAGCACGTGAAAATGTCATTGATGTACTTAAACGTAGTGGTACAAGTATCTTATGGCGTGACAATAACTCTGACTCAAAGGGTGTTGCATTAAGAGTAGACTATCAAGATTATAAAACGAGCCAAAACAATACGCTATGTGAAGATGAGTGCCGTGATGAAGGGATGCTCGTGGGGCTTCAAGAGTACGTTAATGCTCAAAAAGGTGATATCGTAATCGTCCTGCATCAGATGGGTAATCATGGACCAGCGTATTATAAACGCTACCCTAAAGCTTTTGAAAAATTTACTCCGACGTGTCAAACCAATCAAGTTGAAAAATGCAGTGCAGAAGAGATTGGCAATGCGTATGACAATGCCATTTTATATACTGATTATTTTCTCTCTAAAACCATTACCTTTTTAAAACAAAATGACCAAAATTTTCAAACAGCTATGATTTATATGGCAGATCATGGTGAATCTTTGGGTGAAAAAGGGCTTTATTTGCATGGTATTCCTTACTTTATGGCACCGGATGAGCAGACACATGTAGGCGCACTTATGTGGTTTGGTGCAAAAAGTAAAGAGCGTATTAATACACAGGCTATTGCACAAAAAGCATCACAAGAATACTCACATGATAATCTTTTTCATACTATTTTAGGTGTGATGGGTATTCAAACAGCGCTCTATGATCCGACAAAAGATATACTAATATACCAACAAAAATAAAGGCTTAGTGTGAGAAACCAACCTAAATATCACTTTTTCAAAAATACAACGTATGCGATTAATGGACTCAAAGATATGATTGCGAATGAGACCTCGTTTAAAATAGAGTTGGTGCTCGTACTCATTTTACTTCCTATTTTGTGTGTACTTCCATTGGACCTTTTGTATAAATTGGTAATGTTTATTGCGCTTGTGGGGATTCCTATGGCAGAAGCGATTAACAGTGCGATTGAACGTGTGACTGATTTGGTCACTTTAGAATATCACGAGATGGCAGGACGCGCCAAAGATGCAGGCAGTGCCGTTGTTTTTTTAAGTATTGTGATTTTTGTCGTTGTCTGGGGATTTGGTTTGATTCATGCTTACATGTAAGGAGCCACAAGGCTAGAATGGCCTTGTGATAGAGCGTGTTAGTGACATACCAGTTTTGATCATAATTTTTTTTCATATGCCCTGCAAATGGTATAAAAGAGTACTACCCTAGGATCGCGAAGAGAATTTAACACAAGAGAGAGATCCATAGTTTTCTCCTATTAATTTTGAGTAGTAAGCCAGGCTGCTAGTACTTTTGTTTCATGTTCTGCTAATTTGATAGGTGGTATATAATTGCGCACACCAGCAACAATAAATCTGTGAGAATGATTTCTATTGTTGCTACATCTTGCGCAAGGAAGCGATCTGGCAAATGGTTTATAGGCAGCACCTTTCTCCAGCGCATGGCAATTTGAACACGCTAATTTGGCGATTAGCTTTCCTACTTCAAGTTGAATTGGCGTTTTAAATTTAGAGCAGAAAGAATAGTAGGTCAGTAGAAAAGGCATGAGTGCTAAAAGAGTACTTGAAAATAAAGAGAAGGTGAGAAGAAAATGAAGGGAAATAAATCCCTTCATAGAGGTTATTTGATCGTAGAGATGTACCCTGCAAGTGCTTTAATGTCATCAGCACTTAAATTCTTGACTTGAGGTGTCATGGTTCCTTTTAATGGACCACCATACGTACCTTCCTTGTAACCATTAAGCGCAGCTGTGATTTTAGCAGCATCCCAACCCGCAATAATTTGCGATTTATTGAGTGCTGATTTTTCCGCTTTTGCCCCGTGACAGGTCGCACAGGTTTTAAAAAGTGTTTCTGCATCTGCTGCAAAAATGGAAGTAGCATATACAAGACTTACCAAAAACAATACTTTCTTCATTGTAACTCCTTATACAAATAATAGATGAATTATATAAATATAAAGTGAATTTATTGTGAAATAAAAAAGTAATTATTTTAATTTATCAAAAACTTTGTATTTATCCCAGTAGCTATCGAGAGCTTCTTGGAGTTCTGCATCACTAAGGGTTGTTTTTTTCTTGACCCCAAAGCGATTAATGAGCCCATCCACCAAAATAGAATTTTCAGCTTTTGGATTTTTCAGATAGTGGCTCATGGCACGTTTGACTTCTACCTCACTGCTG
It contains:
- a CDS encoding phosphoethanolamine transferase; its protein translation is MQFKLTSSRLTVIVALFLVLADNISFFKHVTQVYELSISNLGFLISLGVFLASVITLFVTLLSSRYTLKPLLIALVLIASLTNYFMNTYNVILDESMIQNAVETNINESMDLINLKLLGYLFFLGVIPSFIIYRLPVAYGSFKKEVWGKVKSIGIALILIAVILFAFNRFYTSFFREHKPLRYYTNPTFCLYSAGKYVYNSFYQKETTLKQIGLDAKKIESSSRKLTIVVVGEAARANRFSLNGYERPTNPLLQKEDIINFSNLYSCGTSTAISVPCMFSGLERKNYTDKEAKARENVIDVLKRSGTSILWRDNNSDSKGVALRVDYQDYKTSQNNTLCEDECRDEGMLVGLQEYVNAQKGDIVIVLHQMGNHGPAYYKRYPKAFEKFTPTCQTNQVEKCSAEEIGNAYDNAILYTDYFLSKTITFLKQNDQNFQTAMIYMADHGESLGEKGLYLHGIPYFMAPDEQTHVGALMWFGAKSKERINTQAIAQKASQEYSHDNLFHTILGVMGIQTALYDPTKDILIYQQK
- a CDS encoding diacylglycerol kinase, with protein sequence MRNQPKYHFFKNTTYAINGLKDMIANETSFKIELVLVLILLPILCVLPLDLLYKLVMFIALVGIPMAEAINSAIERVTDLVTLEYHEMAGRAKDAGSAVVFLSIVIFVVVWGFGLIHAYM
- a CDS encoding c-type cytochrome, which translates into the protein MKKVLFLVSLVYATSIFAADAETLFKTCATCHGAKAEKSALNKSQIIAGWDAAKITAALNGYKEGTYGGPLKGTMTPQVKNLSADDIKALAGYISTIK